The Oncorhynchus nerka isolate Pitt River unplaced genomic scaffold, Oner_Uvic_2.0 unplaced_scaffold_4186, whole genome shotgun sequence genome has a window encoding:
- the LOC135566567 gene encoding general transcription factor 3C polypeptide 1-like yields MKRREEEEGKEEERVQEEPSSTIETEQSTVGDGEKPFSSLAEEEDGEASGLREEEDGEASGLPEEEDGEASGLREEEDGEASGLPEEEDGEASGLPEEEDGEASGLCEEEDDSGGVCDVSFVSRPWRIVDGSLNRPVCKGMLDAVLYHIMTRPGLPEHVLLEHYRGVLQPVVVLDLMQALVELGCIKKKYMTRRPKPSLFSRPAAVLMVGRRERERWGEAGGDGGVRLEETG; encoded by the exons atgaagagaagagaggaggaggaagggaaagaagaagagagggtaCAAGAGGAACCATCATCTACCATtgagacagaacagagcacag TGGGCGACGGCGAGAAGCCATTTTCATCTCTAGCTGAGGAAGAGGATGGTGAAGCTAGCGGTCTGCGTGAGGAAGAGGATGGTGAAGCTAGCGGTCTGCCCGAGGAAGAGGATGGTGAAGCTAGCGGTCTGCGTGAGGAAGAGGATGGTGAAGCTAGCGGTCTGCCCGAGGAAGAGGATGGTGAAGCTAGCGGTCTGCCCGAGGAAGAGGATGGTGAAGCTAGCGGTCTGTGCGAGGAAGAGGACGACAGCGGCGGCGTGTGTGACGTGTCGTTTGTCAGTCGTCCGTGGCGTATCGTGGACGGCAGTCTGAACAGGCCGGTGTGTAAAGGCATGCTGGACGCTGTCCTCTACCACATCATGACCCGGCCTGGTTTACCAGAACACGTCTTACTGGAACACTACAGAGGGGTCTTGCAGccagtggtggtactggaccTCATGCAG gcCCTCGTTGAGTTGGGCTGTATCAAGAAGAAGTACATGACCAGGCGTCCCaaaccctccctcttctcccgcCCAGCCGCCGTCCtcatggtggggaggagagagagggagagatggggtgaggctGGAGGAGACGGGGGGGTGAGGCTGGAGGAGACGGGGTGA